The Nocardioides campestrisoli genome includes a window with the following:
- a CDS encoding SDR family oxidoreductase, with translation MSRHDAALSRRTVAITGGARGIGAATARILRDAGADVIIGDRDVAHLAEAAAELGVRHHPLDVTSPEQWADFVAAAGPIDVLVNNAGIMPVGEFLAEDPAVSRQIFEVNTFGVIHGTRAVAPQMVERGRGQIVNIASAVGRVALPNGASYSASKHAVVGFTEAMRAELAPAGVEVGMVLPVIVNTALGAGVARTRGVPTMSAEQVAEVIVDVIRRPVPEAWAPRWGQPVTKVSQALPRGFQNLARRLMGADNVLTHADPGVRAAYEAEARRA, from the coding sequence ATGTCACGCCATGATGCCGCCCTGTCCCGCCGTACCGTCGCGATCACCGGAGGGGCCCGGGGGATCGGGGCGGCCACCGCGCGCATCCTGCGCGACGCCGGCGCGGACGTGATCATCGGCGACCGGGACGTCGCCCACCTCGCCGAGGCGGCCGCCGAGCTGGGGGTGCGGCACCACCCGCTCGACGTCACCTCGCCCGAGCAGTGGGCCGACTTCGTCGCCGCCGCCGGCCCGATCGACGTGCTGGTCAACAACGCCGGGATCATGCCGGTGGGGGAGTTCCTGGCCGAGGACCCGGCGGTCAGCCGGCAGATCTTCGAGGTCAACACGTTCGGCGTCATCCACGGCACCCGCGCCGTGGCCCCGCAGATGGTCGAGCGGGGTCGCGGGCAGATCGTCAACATCGCCTCCGCGGTGGGCCGGGTCGCGCTGCCCAACGGAGCGTCGTACTCGGCCTCCAAGCACGCCGTGGTCGGCTTCACCGAGGCGATGCGCGCCGAGCTCGCCCCCGCCGGGGTCGAGGTGGGCATGGTGCTGCCGGTGATCGTCAACACCGCGCTCGGCGCCGGAGTGGCCCGCACCCGGGGCGTGCCCACGATGAGCGCCGAGCAGGTGGCCGAGGTCATCGTCGACGTGATCCGCCGCCCGGTGCCCGAGGCGTGGGCGCCGCGGTGGGGCCAGCCGGTCACCAAGGTCTCCCAGGCGCTGCCGCGCGGGTTCCAGAACCTGGCCCGCCGGCTGATGGGCGCCGACAACGTGCTCACCCACGCCGACCCCGGCGTCCGGGCGGCGTACGAGGCGGAGGCCCGTCGGGCCTGA
- the purD gene encoding phosphoribosylamine--glycine ligase, which produces MLHVKTLVIGTGGREHALALALSRDPLVTEVHAAPGNPGIAGVATLHPVAPMDGEAVADLAERLGIDLVVVGPEAPLVAGVADAVTERGIACFGPSREAARLEGSKAFSKEVMAAAEVPTARSRVCESPEEAAAALDELGAPYVVKDDALAAGKGVVVTNDRVEALAHAAACGRVVVEEFLDGPEVSLFAVCDGGIAQPLQPAQDFKRIFDGGLGPNTGGMGAYSPLPWAPADLVPTVMAEVVQPTLDEMARRGTPFRGCLYVGLALTSAGPRVIEFNCRFGDPDVQPVLALLDSGLGELLLAAARGELDRVPAPRFREGASVSVVMASAGYPESSSSGDVIVGTETLDADPDVDVVHAGTARSESGELVTAGGRVLAVRAVGADVADARAKAFEGISAISFPGAQWRRDIAAEPLGVVEGAAALAPTDEENR; this is translated from the coding sequence TTGCTGCACGTGAAGACCCTCGTGATCGGCACCGGCGGCCGCGAGCACGCGCTGGCGCTCGCCCTCTCCCGTGACCCCCTGGTCACCGAGGTGCACGCCGCGCCCGGCAACCCGGGCATCGCCGGGGTGGCCACCCTGCACCCCGTCGCCCCGATGGACGGCGAGGCGGTCGCCGACCTGGCCGAGCGGCTGGGCATCGACCTGGTCGTCGTCGGGCCGGAGGCGCCGCTGGTCGCCGGGGTCGCCGACGCCGTCACCGAACGCGGGATCGCCTGCTTCGGGCCGAGCCGCGAGGCCGCCCGGCTCGAGGGCTCCAAGGCCTTCTCCAAGGAGGTGATGGCCGCCGCCGAGGTGCCCACCGCGCGCTCGCGGGTCTGCGAGTCCCCCGAGGAGGCCGCCGCCGCGCTGGACGAGCTCGGAGCGCCGTACGTCGTCAAGGACGACGCGCTCGCGGCCGGCAAGGGCGTCGTGGTCACCAACGACCGGGTCGAGGCCCTGGCGCACGCGGCCGCCTGCGGCCGGGTGGTGGTCGAGGAGTTCCTCGACGGCCCGGAGGTCTCGCTCTTCGCGGTCTGCGACGGCGGGATCGCGCAGCCGCTGCAGCCGGCCCAGGACTTCAAGCGGATCTTCGACGGCGGGCTGGGTCCCAACACCGGCGGCATGGGCGCCTACTCCCCGCTGCCCTGGGCGCCCGCCGACCTGGTGCCGACGGTGATGGCCGAGGTGGTGCAGCCGACCCTGGACGAGATGGCCCGTCGCGGCACGCCGTTCCGCGGATGCCTCTACGTCGGCCTCGCGCTGACCAGCGCCGGGCCTCGGGTGATCGAGTTCAACTGCCGGTTCGGCGACCCCGACGTACAGCCCGTGCTGGCGCTGCTGGACTCCGGCCTCGGCGAGCTGCTGCTCGCCGCCGCGCGGGGCGAGCTCGACCGGGTGCCGGCCCCGCGGTTCCGCGAGGGCGCCTCGGTGAGCGTGGTGATGGCCTCCGCGGGCTACCCCGAGTCGTCGTCGAGCGGCGACGTGATCGTCGGCACCGAGACCCTGGACGCCGACCCCGACGTGGACGTCGTCCACGCCGGCACCGCGCGCAGCGAGTCCGGTGAGCTGGTCACCGCCGGCGGCCGGGTGCTGGCCGTGCGGGCCGTGGGCGCCGACGTGGCCGACGCCCGGGCCAAGGCCTTCGAGGGGATCTCCGCGATCTCCTTCCCCGGCGCGCAGTGGCGCCGCGACATCGCCGCAGAACCCCTGGGGGTCGTCGAGGGCGCCGCCGCCCTCGCCCCCACCGACGAGGAGAACCGATGA